CAATTCTCCGTTGGCGTCGCTTCCGGTAGCGGTGCGTAGATTACCGCCTCCTATCCCGCCTAATTCAATTGCCCCCCATGCGGATCGCGGGGTCTGCGAAAATTGCCACCAGATCATCAGAACCGGCCAATTGGCGGCTCAATACGCCCAACCCGGTATGGTGGGTGCGGCGGGTCGCAATGTTGCCTTGCCTGCCTCTGAGAATCCACTAGGCGCCACTCTGAAACCCGTGGATCCCTATTTGATCCAACGCTTCCGGCCGCCCTTCGACGGGGGGGTATTTGTGATGCGGGTCGATCCGGGTTCACCATCGGCCCAAGGTGGATTACAGGATGGAGATCTCATCTTCAAGCTGAATGGGCGTTGGGTACGTACCCCCGAGGAACTCCAGACCCAATTGGCGGGGATATCTGCCGGGGCTCAGGTTCGGCTTGGGGTAATGCGTAATCGCGAACGTCGCGAGATATCCGTCACCCTGGCGGCCGCCTCTGCACCCAATATGGCTCAACCAGTGGCCGGACCTGGCCCCGGATACGCTTTTGGCGGGCCAGGATGCGCTCGTCAACCTGGTGGCTATCCTTGCCCCTCTCTAACAATGCAACCGGCTGCCGCGCTGGTTCCTGTGGTAAATCCTGTCGTAACTCCTGATGTGGGGAATCTAGCAAATGCGCCGATTCCTCCTAAGCAAACCGCCACGCCTCCGGCCCCGGTTAAGACCGAGTTCGAATGGCAAGGTATGGAATTACAGCCCATCACTGCGGCCATGGTCATTAAGGATCCCGCCCTGAAGAGTAAAACAGGGGCACTGGTTCAAGAGACCGACCCCGGTTTAGCGGCTGATAAGGCAGGACTCAAGGCCAACGATGTAATTATCGCCATTAATAGTCTACCGGTCTCCTCGAATGCGGATCTTGATAAGGCCATCATGGCCACAAATCAGGCCAGTACCATCCTGCTGGATGTCGATCGGGGTGGCCAACGTCTGTTGGTTACTTTGAAGTAGTTTTATCAAGTATCTCCATGCCGCAAGGCGTTGCGCACAGCTACGAGAAAACGCGAAATGAACGAAGATAACAAATCAGCATCTGACAATCTTTCCACTGATGGAAATGAACCGGTCAAAAACAATCCTCTATCCCCCAAATGGTACGCCCCGAAAAGTGCGGAACCGGCACCGGATATCAGCAAGGTAGAAACCGTGGCGGTGGAAACTACAGTCACTTCCCCACCCCCTAGTACTCCGGAGGAAGTAGTGGCGCCGGCTGCGGTTGAAACCCCGGTTGAACCTCAACCCGAGGCAAAAGAACCAGAGGCCGTTTCTCCGCCCGCAGAACCTGCGGCGGTGGTTGAGGAAGTAAAAGAGGCCGCGCCAGTGGTCACTCCACCCGCGAAACCAGTGGCTGAGGATGGGCAGCTCCTGAAGACCATGAGCGATATTGCCTCGAAAGCTATCGAAAAGGGCAAGTCATCGCTTTCAAGATTTGAACATCGTTCCTTCTCGAAAAAGCAGGAGAACGTAACGGTGGCCACGACTGGTGCTGATAAGGTATCTCCTCCCCCGTTGAGAGAATCTTTTGTGACAACCGCTGAAAAGGAGCAACGCCTTAAAGATATTCGCGAAGCGGCGGCCCAGAAGATCGAA
The sequence above is drawn from the Gammaproteobacteria bacterium genome and encodes:
- a CDS encoding Putative magnetosome protein MamE containing serine cysteine peptidase (Evidence 3 : Putative function from multiple computational evidences), whose translation is MFFKRSECGLEMRKYLYWIGLLAFITLAGSYWYLNHFLDEIGFDASDYRASSSSPGVAVSKGVDPSLAQPGVVAAPVAWPTGIMNPPLMGGEISFATVARDIMPAVVNVSTQNNTVAGARQNFNPANQVPAADGTMKFANPFSGVAWESIGSGVIVTADGYIVSNYHVVENSRNVFVTVFGPTGNQRYPAEVVQPDAARDLVLLKIKATQSLPVAPLGNSDELMVGEPVITVGCPFGLDQTVSKGIVSGLRKMVTIEGVVHDNLIQTDAAINQGNSGGPLVSANGQVVGINTAIYSPTQAFSGVGFAVPANAVRDFLGEVILLPDGANSPLASLPVAVRRLPPPIPPNSIAPHADRGVCENCHQIIRTGQLAAQYAQPGMVGAAGRNVALPASENPLGATLKPVDPYLIQRFRPPFDGGVFVMRVDPGSPSAQGGLQDGDLIFKLNGRWVRTPEELQTQLAGISAGAQVRLGVMRNRERREISVTLAAASAPNMAQPVAGPGPGYAFGGPGCARQPGGYPCPSLTMQPAAALVPVVNPVVTPDVGNLANAPIPPKQTATPPAPVKTEFEWQGMELQPITAAMVIKDPALKSKTGALVQETDPGLAADKAGLKANDVIIAINSLPVSSNADLDKAIMATNQASTILLDVDRGGQRLLVTLK